The following are encoded together in the Cervus elaphus chromosome 23, mCerEla1.1, whole genome shotgun sequence genome:
- the SRMS gene encoding tyrosine-protein kinase Srms isoform X1, which translates to MEPFLRKRLAFLSFFWDKIWPTDAPRFPDPDADLEPEPAAEKPSTAEPCSPPAPAQLFRALSDFTARRAEELSVSRGDRLHALREEGGYILARKLSGWPCTGLVPITYVAKVAPETLSDQPWYFSGISRTQAQQLLLSPANAPGAFLVRPSESSHGDYSLSVRAQTKVCHYRISTAADGSLYLQRDRLFPSLDELLAYYKANWKLIQSPLLQTCTLQKSLEQDEWERPHSEFTLRRKLGEGYFGEVWEGLWLGSMPVAVKVIRPGDVKLTDLAQEIQTLKSLRHERLIRLHAVCSAGEPVYIVTELMRKGSLQAFLGSPEGQALSPPLLLTFACQVAEGMSYLEEQRIVHRDLAARNVLVGDNLACKVADFGLARLLKDDVYSLRSGSKIPVKWTAPEAANYCVYSPKSDVWSFGVLLYEVFTYGRCPYEGMSNHETLQQISRGYRLPRPAACPAEVYTLMLGCWRHCPEERPDFTTLQEKLGATSRRRRPTLT; encoded by the exons ATGGAGCCCTTCCTCAGGAAGAGGCTGGCCTTCCTATCCTTTTTCTGGGACAAGATCTGGCCGACCGACGCGCCGCGGTTCCCGGACCCCGACGCTGACCTGGAACCGGAGCCCGCCGCAGAGAAGCCCAGTACCGCGGAGCCTTGCAGTCCACCGGCGCCCGCGCAGCTCTTCAGGGCGCTGTCCGACTTCACGGCGCGGCGCGCGGAGGAGCTGAGCGTCAGCCGCGGGGACAGGCTCCACGCCCTCAGGGAGGAGGGCGGCTACATTCTGGCCCGCAAACTCTCGGGCTGGCCCTGCACTGGCCTGGTGCCCATCACCTACGTGGCTAAGGTGGCCCCTGAGACGCTCTCGGACCAGCC CTGGTACTTCAGTGGCATCAGCCGAACCCAGGCCCAGCAGCTGCTCCTGTCCCCCGCCAATGCACCGGGGGCCTTCCTTGTCCGGCCCAGTGAAAGCAGCCATGGGGACTACTCACTGTCAG TCCGGGCCCAGACCAAAGTCTGCCACTACCGCATCTCCACGGCGGCCGATGGCAGCCTCTACCTGCAGAGGGACCGGCTCTTCCCCAGTCTGGATGAGCTGCTGGCATATTACAAGGCCAACTGGAAGCTGATCCAGAGCCCACTGCTGCAGACCTGCACACTCCAG AAGTCCCTTGAGCAGGACGAGTGGGAGCGGCCCCACTCGGAGTTCACCCTGCGGAGGAAGCTGGGCGAAGGCTACTTCGGGGAGGTGTGGGAAGGCCTGTGGCTAGGCTCCATGCCCGTGGCGGTCAAGGTCATCAGACCAG GCGATGTGAAGCTCACAGACCTGGCCCAGGAGATCCAAACGCTCAAGAGCCTGCGGCATGAGCGCCTCATCCGGCTTCATGCGGTGTGCTCGGCGGGCGAGCCCGTTTACATCGTCACTGAGCTCATGCGCAAAGGCAGCCTGCAGGCCTTCCTGGGCA GCCCCGAAGGCCAGGCCCTGAGCCCACCCCTCCTGCTGACCTTTGCCTGTCAGGTGGCCGAGGGCATGAGCTACCTGGAGGAGCAGCGCATCGTGCACAGGGACCTGGCTGCCAGGAACGTGCTCGTGGGCGACAACCTGGCCTGCAAGGTGGCCGACTTTGGCCTAGCCCGGCTGCTCAAG GATGACGTCTACTCCCTGCGCAGCGGCTCCAAGATCCCCGTCAAGTGGACAGCGCCCGAGGCAGCCAACTACTGCGTGTACTCGCCCAAGTCTGACGTCTGGTCCTTCGGGGTTCTGCTCTACGAGGTCTTCACGTATGGCCGGTGTCCCTATGAAG GAATGAGCAACCACGAGACTCTACAGCAGATCTCACGGGGGTACCGGCTCCCGCGCCCAGCCGCCTGCCCGGCTGAGGTCTACACACTCATGCTGGGGTGCTGGAGGCACTGCCCGGAAGAGCGGCCGGACTTCACCACACTGCAGGAGAAGCTGGGTGCCACGAGCAGGCGCCGCCGCCCCACCCTCACATGA
- the SRMS gene encoding tyrosine-protein kinase Srms isoform X2 encodes MEPFLRKRLAFLSFFWDKIWPTDAPRFPDPDADLEPEPAAEKPSTAEPCSPPAPAQLFRALSDFTARRAEELSVSRGDRLHALREEGGYILARKLSGWPCTGLVPITYVAKVAPETLSDQPWYFSGISRTQAQQLLLSPANAPGAFLVRPSESSHGDYSLSVRAQTKVCHYRISTAADGSLYLQRDRLFPSLDELLAYYKANWKLIQSPLLQTCTLQKSLEQDEWERPHSEFTLRRKLGEGYFGEVWEGLWLGSMPVAVKVIRPGDVKLTDLAQEIQTLKSLRHERLIRLHAVCSAGEPVYIVTELMRKGSLQAFLGSGRGHELPGGAAHRAQGPGCQERARGRQPGLQGGRLWPSPAAQAAPRSPSSGQRPRQPTTACTRPSLTSGPSGFCSTRSSRMAGVPMKE; translated from the exons ATGGAGCCCTTCCTCAGGAAGAGGCTGGCCTTCCTATCCTTTTTCTGGGACAAGATCTGGCCGACCGACGCGCCGCGGTTCCCGGACCCCGACGCTGACCTGGAACCGGAGCCCGCCGCAGAGAAGCCCAGTACCGCGGAGCCTTGCAGTCCACCGGCGCCCGCGCAGCTCTTCAGGGCGCTGTCCGACTTCACGGCGCGGCGCGCGGAGGAGCTGAGCGTCAGCCGCGGGGACAGGCTCCACGCCCTCAGGGAGGAGGGCGGCTACATTCTGGCCCGCAAACTCTCGGGCTGGCCCTGCACTGGCCTGGTGCCCATCACCTACGTGGCTAAGGTGGCCCCTGAGACGCTCTCGGACCAGCC CTGGTACTTCAGTGGCATCAGCCGAACCCAGGCCCAGCAGCTGCTCCTGTCCCCCGCCAATGCACCGGGGGCCTTCCTTGTCCGGCCCAGTGAAAGCAGCCATGGGGACTACTCACTGTCAG TCCGGGCCCAGACCAAAGTCTGCCACTACCGCATCTCCACGGCGGCCGATGGCAGCCTCTACCTGCAGAGGGACCGGCTCTTCCCCAGTCTGGATGAGCTGCTGGCATATTACAAGGCCAACTGGAAGCTGATCCAGAGCCCACTGCTGCAGACCTGCACACTCCAG AAGTCCCTTGAGCAGGACGAGTGGGAGCGGCCCCACTCGGAGTTCACCCTGCGGAGGAAGCTGGGCGAAGGCTACTTCGGGGAGGTGTGGGAAGGCCTGTGGCTAGGCTCCATGCCCGTGGCGGTCAAGGTCATCAGACCAG GCGATGTGAAGCTCACAGACCTGGCCCAGGAGATCCAAACGCTCAAGAGCCTGCGGCATGAGCGCCTCATCCGGCTTCATGCGGTGTGCTCGGCGGGCGAGCCCGTTTACATCGTCACTGAGCTCATGCGCAAAGGCAGCCTGCAGGCCTTCCTGGGCA GTGGCCGAGGGCATGAGCTACCTGGAGGAGCAGCGCATCGTGCACAGGGACCTGGCTGCCAGGAACGTGCTCGTGGGCGACAACCTGGCCTGCAAGGTGGCCGACTTTGGCCTAGCCCGGCTGCTCAAG CGGCTCCAAGATCCCCGTCAAGTGGACAGCGCCCGAGGCAGCCAACTACTGCGTGTACTCGCCCAAGTCTGACGTCTGGTCCTTCGGGGTTCTGCTCTACGAGGTCTTCACGTATGGCCGGTGTCCCTATGAAG GAATGA
- the PTK6 gene encoding protein-tyrosine kinase 6: MGSEGQAPLGPKYVGLWDFEARTAEELSFRAGDLFHVARKEEEWWWAVRLDGAGRALAEGYVPHNYLAEKETVESEPWFFGRISRSEALHRLQAVGNEQGSFLIRISEKPGADYVLSVRDQQTVRHYKIWWRAGWLHLNEAVSFPGLSELVDHHKVQSLSHGLRLTSPCRKHEPEPLPHCDDWERPREEFTLCRKLGSGYFGEVFEGLWKDKVRVAIKVIARADLLHQHTFQSEIQAMKKLRHKHILALYAVASVGDPVYIVTELMPKGSLLELLRDSDEKALPVSELMDIAAQVAEGMCYLESQNYIHRDLAARNILVGENNICKVGDFGLARLIKEDIYLSYDHNVPYKWTAPEALSRGHYSIKSDIWSFGVLLHEIFSRGQMPYPGMSNHEAFLRVESGYRMPCPPECPPTTHKLMLSCWHKDPEQRPYFKGLWEKLSSLTRYENPL; this comes from the exons ATGGGGTCCGagggccaggctcccctgggcCCCAAGTACGTGGGCCTCTGGGACTTTGAGGCTCGGACTGCTGAGGAGCTGAGCTTCCGGGCAGGGGACCTCTTCCATGTGGCCAGAAAGGAGGAGGAGTGGTGGTGGGCCGTGCGCCTGGATGGGGCGGGCCGGGCCCTGGCTGAGGGCTACGTGCCCCACAACTACCTGGCTGAGAAGGAGACTGTGGAGTCAGAGCC GTGGTTCTTTGGCCGAATCTCTCGCTCGGAAGCTCTGCACCGACTGCAGGCCGTGGGCAACGAGCAGGGGTCCTTCCTGATCCGCATCAGTGAGAAGCCAGGCGCCGATTATGTCCTCTCGG TGCGGGACCAGCAGACCGTGCGCCACTACAAGATCTGGTGGCGGGCCGGCTGGCTGCACCTCAACGAGGCTGTGTCCTTTCCTGGCCTGTCTGAGCTCGTGGACCACCACAAGGTCCAGAGCCTGTCCCACGGCCTGCGGCTGACCTCGCCCTGCCGGAAG CACgagccagagcccctgccccactGTGACGATTGGGAGAGGCCACGGGAGGAGTTCACGCTCTGCAGGAAGCTGGGCTCCGGCTACTTCGGGGAGGTCTTTGAAGGGCTCTGGAAGGACAAGGTCCGAGTGGCCATCAAGGTGATCGCCCGAG CCGACCTTCTGCACCAGCACACGTTCCAGTCAGAGATCCAGGCCATGAAGAAGTTGCGGCACAAGCACATCCTGGCTCTGTACGCGGTGGCGTCCGTGGGGGATCCAGTGTACATCGTCACGGAGCTCATGCCCAAGGGGAGTCTGCTGGAGCTGCTGCGGG ACTCCGACGAGAAAGCCCTGCCCGTCTCGGAGCTGATGGACATTGCAGCACAGGTGGCCGAGGGCATGTGCTACCTGGAATCGCAGAACTACATACACCGGGACCTGGCTGCCAGGAACATCCTTGTCGGGGAAAACAACATCTGCAAAGTTGGGGACTTCGGGCTGGCCAGGCTTATCAAG GAGGACATCTATCTCTCCTATGACCACAACGTCCCTTACAAGTGGACCGCCCCAGAAGCGCTCTCCCGAGGGCATTACTCCATCAAGTCTGACATCTGGTCCTTCGGGGTTCTCCTCCATGAGATTTTCAGCAGGGGTCAGATGCCCTATCCAG GCATGTCCAACCACGAGGCCTTCCTGAGGGTGGAGAGTGGCTACCGCATGCCCTGCCCCCCAGAGTGCCCGCCCACCACACACAAGCTGATGCTCTCCTGCTGGCACAAGGACCCTGAGCAGAGACCCTACTTCAAAGGGCTGTGGGAGAAGCTCTCCAGCTTAACGAGGTACGAGAACCCGCTCTGA